One genomic window of Haloferax mediterranei ATCC 33500 includes the following:
- a CDS encoding Na+/H+ antiporter subunit E, translating to MSRRWPVSGLVMAILWLFVRGVELTPQRLLEEFIIGLGVGMGIAYFFRRFYSDKASIVGSVRVAPYATLYLLTFLWELLTANIDVARRTLAPSMPIDPAVVEVPLRVRSPAAITTIANSITLTPGTLTMDYDDDTNTLYVHSIDGSDLDGILEPIRRWEDYALVIFDEELKPGDPAPQAQANGEDSKTAAVAGGERHG from the coding sequence ATGAGTCGCCGCTGGCCCGTTTCCGGTCTCGTCATGGCCATCCTCTGGCTGTTCGTTCGCGGCGTCGAACTCACGCCGCAGCGACTCCTCGAAGAGTTCATCATCGGCCTCGGCGTCGGAATGGGAATCGCGTACTTCTTCCGCCGTTTCTACAGCGACAAGGCGTCTATCGTCGGGAGCGTCCGCGTCGCACCCTACGCGACGCTGTACCTCCTGACGTTCCTCTGGGAACTCCTCACGGCCAACATCGACGTGGCGCGGCGGACGCTGGCTCCGTCGATGCCTATCGACCCGGCTGTCGTGGAGGTGCCACTCCGGGTTCGGTCTCCCGCCGCTATCACGACGATTGCGAACAGTATCACCCTCACTCCGGGGACGTTGACAATGGACTACGACGACGACACGAACACGCTGTACGTGCACAGCATCGACGGGAGCGACCTCGACGGCATTCTCGAACCGATTCGCCGGTGGGAGGACTACGCACTCGTCATCTTCGACGAAGAACTGAAGCCCGGCGACCCCGCACCGCAAGCGCAGGCCAACGGGGAGGACAGTAAGACCGCGGCCGTCGCGGGAGGTGAGCGGCATGGCTGA
- a CDS encoding monovalent cation/H+ antiporter complex subunit F, which yields MADPAYLTWMNDVLFAGLVLAAGLTLLVSYRVIRGPTVPDRVVALDTIGTNVVAIAALYAIWSNQGYFVGVSLVLAIIGFISTITVARYVTEGDIIE from the coding sequence ATGGCTGACCCGGCGTACCTCACGTGGATGAACGACGTGCTCTTCGCCGGGCTCGTCCTCGCGGCCGGCCTGACGCTCCTCGTGAGCTATCGCGTCATTCGCGGGCCGACGGTCCCGGACCGCGTCGTCGCACTCGACACCATCGGGACGAACGTCGTCGCCATCGCCGCCCTGTACGCTATCTGGTCGAATCAGGGCTATTTCGTCGGCGTGAGCCTCGTTCTCGCCATCATCGGCTTCATCAGCACGATTACCGTGGCTCGGTACGTCACGGAGGGGGACATCATCGAATGA
- the mnhG gene encoding monovalent cation/H(+) antiporter subunit G, producing the protein MSAESAAAVTVGPVRAALVILLTLVGSFFLLVGTIGLLRFPTIYNRMHATSKATTLGAASIALAGSVYYLPHGDGLMALVTVLFLFLTAPTGAHMISQAAQQMGVPFVDGVTWPDEGEDIMTANDGDD; encoded by the coding sequence ATGAGTGCCGAGAGCGCGGCCGCCGTGACGGTCGGACCCGTCCGCGCGGCCCTCGTCATCCTGTTGACGCTCGTCGGGAGTTTCTTCCTCCTCGTCGGGACCATCGGCCTGCTCCGATTCCCCACCATCTACAACCGGATGCACGCCACGTCGAAGGCGACCACCCTCGGTGCGGCGTCTATCGCCCTCGCCGGGTCGGTGTACTATCTACCGCACGGTGACGGACTGATGGCACTCGTGACGGTGCTGTTTTTGTTCCTCACCGCACCGACTGGTGCCCACATGATTTCGCAGGCCGCCCAGCAGATGGGTGTCCCGTTCGTCGATGGCGTCACATGGCCGGATGAGGGAGAGGACATTATGACCGCAAACGACGGCGACGACTAA
- the coaBC gene encoding bifunctional phosphopantothenoylcysteine decarboxylase/phosphopantothenate--cysteine ligase CoaBC: MLEGVNVALGVTGSIAAVKVVELAHELRRQGASVRAVMTGASTGIIHPWAVEFATEHDVVTEITGRVEHVELCGRDGWADVFLVAPATANTVGKIAAAIDDSPVTTCATTALGAGVPVVVTPAMHEPMYDHPGVMDAIERVKSWGVEFVDPRIEEGKAKIATEEAIITGVATATTAQTLAGKSIVVTSGATTESVDPIRTLSNRASGRTGRAVARALAIRGADVTLVHDDGDVHYADVLPVESAAEMLEAVEAAVDAGADALVSAAAISDFTVDAADQKIRSGEARTLDLEPTPKLIDTVRESNPDLPIVGFKAETTGDDEAMVDEARRIMDRVGLAFVVANDASVMGADETRALVVRDDEASEFVGSKDGLGARVADELETELQ; this comes from the coding sequence ATGCTCGAAGGTGTGAACGTCGCGCTCGGGGTGACGGGAAGTATCGCGGCCGTGAAAGTCGTCGAGTTGGCGCACGAACTTCGCCGACAGGGAGCCTCCGTACGCGCGGTGATGACCGGCGCGTCGACGGGAATCATCCACCCGTGGGCCGTCGAATTCGCCACCGAACACGACGTGGTCACGGAGATAACCGGCCGCGTCGAACACGTCGAACTCTGCGGCCGCGACGGCTGGGCAGACGTGTTTCTCGTCGCACCCGCGACGGCCAACACGGTCGGAAAGATAGCCGCCGCTATCGACGACTCCCCCGTCACGACCTGTGCGACGACCGCTCTCGGTGCCGGAGTGCCGGTCGTCGTCACACCTGCAATGCACGAACCCATGTACGACCATCCGGGTGTCATGGATGCCATCGAGCGCGTAAAGTCGTGGGGCGTCGAATTCGTCGACCCGCGAATCGAAGAGGGGAAGGCAAAAATCGCGACCGAGGAGGCCATCATCACCGGCGTGGCGACGGCCACGACGGCGCAGACGCTCGCCGGGAAATCTATCGTCGTCACCTCCGGAGCGACGACCGAGTCGGTCGACCCGATTCGAACCCTCTCGAACCGCGCATCGGGTCGGACGGGACGCGCCGTCGCCCGCGCGCTCGCTATCCGCGGTGCGGACGTAACGCTCGTCCACGACGACGGAGACGTTCACTACGCGGACGTACTGCCCGTCGAATCGGCGGCAGAGATGCTCGAAGCCGTCGAGGCGGCGGTCGACGCCGGTGCCGACGCACTCGTCTCCGCGGCGGCAATCTCGGATTTCACCGTCGACGCCGCCGACCAGAAGATTCGCTCCGGCGAGGCCCGGACGCTCGACCTCGAACCGACTCCGAAGCTTATCGATACGGTCCGCGAGTCGAACCCGGACCTCCCTATCGTCGGGTTCAAAGCGGAGACGACGGGCGACGACGAAGCGATGGTCGATGAGGCGAGACGTATCATGGACCGCGTCGGTCTCGCGTTCGTCGTCGCCAACGACGCCTCGGTCATGGGTGCCGACGAGACGCGCGCACTGGTCGTCCGCGACGACGAAGCGAGCGAGTTCGTCGGGTCGAAAGACGGACTCGGCGCTCGCGTGGCCGACGAACTCGAAACAGAACTGCAGTGA